Proteins encoded by one window of Microbulbifer salipaludis:
- a CDS encoding aminopeptidase P family protein: MSQERLEALQQALFTQQVQGFLVPRCDEYQNEYVPAADERLAWLTRFDGSAGLAAVTTNRAALFVDGRYTIQAKQQIGDQTIEQGELAPSAIADWLCDALGEGDVLGYDPRLHTEPGLAPLKQRLGERGIELRALDTNPIDHIWQDRPATPCGPARPHPQTFTGEGSDSKRQRIAHLLADKKQDALWLANPEVCAWLFNIRGSDIPHLPVALCMGFLYTDGSATLYLAESASGDALRQHLGTQVELVNDKAALFSAAERQHVQRVWADPQLTNCWTLQQLRSREIQVLLERDPITGAKAQKNSVELEGSRAAHIRDGAALCEFLAELPDAVKREGFGELEAVQLMREKREQREGFTDDSFDSISGYQGNGAIVHYRVTPQSSLPMKAEGLYLIDSGGQYPDGTTDVTRTVALGEFPTQAKEHFTRVLKGHIAIATLRFPKGTCGEQIDAFARKSLWDAGLDYAHGTGHGVGSFLSVHEGPQRIGKAHTSVPLEAGMIVSNEPGFYLAGEYGIRIENLIFVKECAEYPGFLEFEELTLAPIEHRLIEAELLTDGERKWLNNYHQKVNDTLLPLVSDKTKAWLEQATQAI, translated from the coding sequence ATGAGTCAGGAACGATTGGAAGCACTGCAACAGGCGCTATTCACACAACAGGTACAGGGCTTCCTGGTCCCTCGGTGCGACGAGTACCAGAACGAGTACGTGCCCGCCGCCGATGAACGCCTCGCTTGGCTCACCCGCTTCGATGGGTCCGCCGGTCTCGCCGCCGTCACTACCAATCGCGCCGCCCTGTTTGTCGATGGCCGCTACACCATCCAGGCCAAGCAACAGATTGGCGACCAGACCATCGAGCAAGGCGAACTGGCACCCAGCGCCATCGCCGACTGGCTCTGCGACGCCCTCGGTGAAGGCGACGTCCTCGGCTACGACCCGCGGCTGCACACCGAACCGGGCCTCGCGCCGCTGAAACAACGTCTCGGCGAACGCGGCATCGAGCTGCGCGCCCTCGACACCAACCCCATCGACCACATCTGGCAGGACCGCCCCGCCACACCATGCGGCCCCGCGCGCCCGCACCCACAAACCTTTACCGGCGAGGGCTCCGACAGCAAGCGGCAGCGTATCGCCCACCTGCTCGCCGACAAAAAGCAGGATGCCCTGTGGCTCGCCAACCCCGAAGTCTGCGCCTGGCTGTTCAACATCCGCGGCAGTGATATCCCGCACCTCCCGGTGGCCCTCTGCATGGGCTTTCTCTACACCGACGGCAGCGCCACCCTCTATCTGGCAGAAAGCGCCAGCGGTGACGCCCTACGCCAACACCTGGGCACTCAGGTCGAACTGGTCAACGACAAAGCCGCACTGTTCAGCGCCGCCGAGCGCCAGCATGTACAGCGGGTATGGGCAGATCCACAGCTCACCAACTGCTGGACCCTGCAGCAACTCAGAAGCCGCGAAATCCAGGTACTTCTGGAGCGCGATCCGATTACCGGCGCCAAAGCGCAAAAAAACTCGGTTGAACTGGAAGGCAGCCGCGCCGCCCACATCCGTGACGGCGCCGCCCTGTGCGAATTCCTCGCCGAGCTGCCTGATGCCGTAAAGAGAGAAGGCTTTGGCGAGTTGGAGGCGGTACAGCTAATGCGTGAGAAACGGGAACAACGAGAAGGGTTTACCGACGACAGCTTTGATTCCATCTCCGGCTATCAGGGGAACGGGGCTATTGTGCACTACCGGGTGACCCCGCAATCCAGCCTGCCAATGAAGGCAGAGGGTCTTTATCTGATCGACTCCGGCGGCCAGTATCCGGATGGCACCACCGATGTCACCCGCACGGTGGCGCTGGGAGAGTTCCCCACACAGGCCAAGGAGCATTTCACCCGGGTACTCAAAGGGCATATCGCCATCGCCACCCTGCGGTTCCCCAAAGGCACCTGCGGCGAGCAGATCGACGCCTTTGCCCGCAAATCCCTGTGGGATGCCGGGCTCGACTACGCCCACGGTACTGGTCACGGTGTAGGCAGCTTCCTCAGCGTGCACGAAGGACCGCAGCGCATCGGCAAGGCCCACACCAGTGTGCCCCTGGAAGCCGGCATGATCGTTTCCAACGAGCCGGGTTTTTACCTCGCCGGTGAATACGGTATCCGCATCGAGAATCTGATCTTCGTGAAAGAATGCGCAGAGTATCCAGGTTTCCTGGAATTCGAAGAGCTGACGTTGGCGCCGATCGAACACCGCCTGATCGAGGCGGAATTACTGACGGACGGCGAACGCAAGTGGCTCAACAACTACCATCAAAAGGTAAATGATACCCTGCTGCCACTGGTCAGTGACAAAACGAAAGCCTGGCTCGAGCAGGCCACGCAAGCCATCTAA